A window of Lycium ferocissimum isolate CSIRO_LF1 unplaced genomic scaffold, AGI_CSIRO_Lferr_CH_V1 ctg1659, whole genome shotgun sequence contains these coding sequences:
- the LOC132042620 gene encoding phytolongin Phyl1.1-like isoform X2, which yields MDRIHKAVYYCSVSKGGQILYSFNGGDDEIEDLALLCLQRTPPYHKCYFHTMAKKTFGFLMEEGYVCFAIADEGLGNAEVLRFLEQLRDEFGKVSKKGSGRSISNLNSLCLQEQLVPVIRHLITSLEHVSRNDTGHGGTCVSPYNNVNAQIEGGRAPLLAKPTRQDKKKMKDHAISMRGIELEEHRKSTERDSGREIDPNNEGATVPPPKEFGLRRSRSDSLNLQRRWCRQVRIVLAIDAAHGPKRISETTPDTLLVQEDG from the exons ATGGATAGAATCCACAAAGCAGTATACTATTGCTCAGTATCAAAGGGGGGTCAAATTCTGTATTCATTTAATGGTGGTGATGATGAGATTGAGGACTTGGCTTTATTGTGCTTACAAAGGACACCTCCTTATCATAAATGCTACTTCCACACCATGGCTAAAAAGACTTTTGGGTTCTTGATGGAAGAGGGCTATGTTTGTTTTGCTATTGCTGATGAGGGTCTTGGTAACGCTGAAGTTCTTCGGTTTCTAGAACAATTGAGGGATGAATTCGGAAAGGTGTCTAAAAAGGGTTCCGGACGGAGTATCTCAAATCTGAATTCACTCTGTTTACAAGAACAACTAGTTCCTGTTATTCGGCATTTGATTACTTCCTTGGAGCATGTATCTCGTAATGACACTGGGCACGGTGGCACTTGTGTTTCGCCATATAACAATGTGAATGCACAAATAGAGGGTGGAAGAGCCCCTCTATTAGCCAAGCCTACTAGACAagacaagaagaaaatgaaggatCATGCAATTTCCATGAGAGGTATTGAGTTGGAGGAGCACCGCAAATCTACAGAACGAGATTCAGGAAGAGAGATTGATCCGAATAATGAAGGTGCAACAGTTCCTCCACCGAAGGAGTTTGGGTTGAGGAGGAGTAGATCCGACTCTCTAAACTTGCAAAGGAGGTGGTGCCGCCAAGTACGCATTGTCCTTGCCATTGATGCTGCA cATGGACCCAAGCGCATTTCTGAAACTACTCCGGACACATTACTTGTTCAGGAAGATGGATAG
- the LOC132042620 gene encoding phytolongin Phyl1.1-like isoform X1 produces MDRIHKAVYYCSVSKGGQILYSFNGGDDEIEDLALLCLQRTPPYHKCYFHTMAKKTFGFLMEEGYVCFAIADEGLGNAEVLRFLEQLRDEFGKVSKKGSGRSISNLNSLCLQEQLVPVIRHLITSLEHVSRNDTGHGGTCVSPYNNVNAQIEGGRAPLLAKPTRQDKKKMKDHAISMRGIELEEHRKSTERDSGREIDPNNEGATVPPPKEFGLRRSRSDSLNLQRRWCRQVRIVLAIDAAVCLVLFAIWLFICQGTKCIR; encoded by the coding sequence ATGGATAGAATCCACAAAGCAGTATACTATTGCTCAGTATCAAAGGGGGGTCAAATTCTGTATTCATTTAATGGTGGTGATGATGAGATTGAGGACTTGGCTTTATTGTGCTTACAAAGGACACCTCCTTATCATAAATGCTACTTCCACACCATGGCTAAAAAGACTTTTGGGTTCTTGATGGAAGAGGGCTATGTTTGTTTTGCTATTGCTGATGAGGGTCTTGGTAACGCTGAAGTTCTTCGGTTTCTAGAACAATTGAGGGATGAATTCGGAAAGGTGTCTAAAAAGGGTTCCGGACGGAGTATCTCAAATCTGAATTCACTCTGTTTACAAGAACAACTAGTTCCTGTTATTCGGCATTTGATTACTTCCTTGGAGCATGTATCTCGTAATGACACTGGGCACGGTGGCACTTGTGTTTCGCCATATAACAATGTGAATGCACAAATAGAGGGTGGAAGAGCCCCTCTATTAGCCAAGCCTACTAGACAagacaagaagaaaatgaaggatCATGCAATTTCCATGAGAGGTATTGAGTTGGAGGAGCACCGCAAATCTACAGAACGAGATTCAGGAAGAGAGATTGATCCGAATAATGAAGGTGCAACAGTTCCTCCACCGAAGGAGTTTGGGTTGAGGAGGAGTAGATCCGACTCTCTAAACTTGCAAAGGAGGTGGTGCCGCCAAGTACGCATTGTCCTTGCCATTGATGCTGCAGTATGTCTTGTGTTGTTTGCAATTTGGTTATTTATTTGTCAAGGTACAAAGTGCATTCGCTGA